Proteins co-encoded in one Coregonus clupeaformis isolate EN_2021a chromosome 17, ASM2061545v1, whole genome shotgun sequence genomic window:
- the LOC121543205 gene encoding cingulin isoform X1: MSTPSSGRKSPVDYGVQIRFISDSGGGIPSTQPRPKPPSTSKYGVAVRVQGIAGQPYVVLKDGGPKGDSYGVQLRTHYPPGCSSLPRRRDREEGGGQGGAGEGGGGGQGGALRRAQSHGSLLESEGGGGFGRPPGDGRSGSYGNLDGGIGVAEERTDGGGVREGGMESNVMCGSYQSGLNGSLGRGGGSQYALDLHPSQTVQPPLTTANPHPQTTPYPAQPHRQNPVNRLISRFDGSSSTRGQLRGRSPVAEDPRDTTSPSHAPNPYSSPPSSTHCSLGQGQGSVGKAMVQPANPWAPPGRFVAVEMPSANRTDPLVTPDLLLQSSEVTSEEEQVMQTIYNILREGTSESDSIIRHKVRVIFQKIQGLKPGESSGEEWRREKRDLERKMMELQTSLQEERRGSVGRSDPVLKAELESCLDENMQLQETLDRKKTELHQTHSELSQLRMERESAESRVREMEDQLVELQEELRREDGNKTDLVTCQASLSEVSMLKQKLEDSLRQRERELTALKGALKDEVATHDKEIETLREQYSTDMERLRSTMEQVSQSQAGIEAERLRVNASVRTLQQQLEDCRDESGHWMEQFHSTRDELRTTKQEILQARLEKEELEEELNELQERVNTMKQQIPDPSHTHTLNQELQSLRADLQQAQSEVEKKRAELDKKVMEVISLKKANQEQEAELKYEMDRLRDQSNRAKEDLAKAQEKTKRLPDPSVVSGLQSELTDAHGERVRLGEKLSSTEQELQTNTERLARTQTELNALRDSQQEQEEANTRLREKLSCLEAQLASSASESSEAELSLQAELRGLRQELDEARRGASRLGQDHRQLSLRLEEREKERDQLTHTNTQLEEQRRQQERSLDKLNKEFESLSQSSGEEVQVLRAQLEEQRERSRREIQEAQRQGNDRLVELERSQTSLKTLEEEASRQKKELLSVVEERDNAQLDKELLTNRLHHLEAELENSRSSLTDKSRELRSTEDKMKRLELELEEEKGSVELLTDRVNRTRDQIEQLRSELMQERSSRQDLELDKNALERHMKELKTRVSDMEGQSRSSVGVAQLESKVHELEERLHSEDREKNSMLSSQRRLEKKLKELNFTLEEERQQHTEQRDQLSLRVKALKRQVDEGETEVERMEGLRRKAQREMEEQIELKEALQGRVTALETELKRKVQQAQRQALDSSALSSEEEDDEGLYDTSSITSILTGSNLHTSSC; this comes from the exons atgaGTACTCCGTCGTCAGGTCGTAAGAGCCCCGTGGACTACGGGGTTCAGATCCGCTTCATCAGCGACTCTGGAGGGGGGATCCCCTCAACCCAGCCCAGACCCAAGCCCCCCTCCACTTCGAAGTACGGGGTGGCTGTCAGGGTCCAGGGCATCGCCGGACAGCCCTATGTGGTTCTGAAGGACGGGGGCCCGAAGGGAGATTCGTACGGGGTGCAGCTCCGTACCCACTACCCCCCGGGTTGCAGCAGTCTGCCccgcaggagagacagagaggagggaggggggcagggaggagcgggagaggggggaggaggagggcagggaggggcGCTACGCAGGGCACAGTCACATGGTTCATTActggagagtgaggggggaggaggatttgGGAGACCACCAGGGGATGGGAGGTCTGGTAGCTATGGGAACCTGGATGGAGGGATTGGGGTCGCGGAAGAGAGAACGgatggaggaggggtgagggaggggggtATGGAGAGCAATGTAATGTGTGGGTCGTATCAGTCCGGGCTCAATGGGTcactggggaggggaggggggagtcaGTATGCCCTTGACCTCCATCCTTCCCAAACAGTGCAGCCCCCCCTGACCACGGCAAACCCCCACCCCCAGACCACCCCTTACCCAGCACAGCCCCACCGCCAGAACCCTGTCAACAGACTGATCAGCAGGTTTGACGGCAGCAGCAGTACCAGAGGACAACTGAGGGGGCGCTCTCCTGTAGCAGAGGACCCTAGAGACACCACCTCCCCTTCCCACGCCCCCAACCCctactcctcccctccctcctccactcacTGCAGCCTGGGGCAGGGCCAAGGCTCCGTCGGCAAGGCAATGGTCCAACCAGCCAATCCGTGGGCTCCGCCAGGGAGGTTTGTCGCTGTGGAGATGCCGTCAGCCAATCGGACAGACCCTCTG GTGACCCCTGACCTTCTGCTTCAGAGTTCAGAGGTCACCAGTGAGGAGGAGCAGGTCATGCagaccatctacaacatcctcaGAGAAGG GACTAGTGAGAGTGACTCGATCATCAGACACAAAGTCAGGGTGATTTTCCAGAAGATCCAGGGACTCAAG cccggTGAGAGCTCtggtgaggagtggaggagagaaaagagggatCTGGAGAGGAAGATGATGGAGCTACAGACCTCcctacaggaggagaggagg GGCTCTGTGGGCAGGTCTGATCCTGTGTTAAAGGCAGAGCTGGAGTCATGTCTGGATGAGAACATGCAGCTCCAGGAGACTCTGGACAGGAAGAAGACTGAACTACACCAGACACACTCAGA GCTGAGTCAGTTgcgtatggagagagagagtgctgagTCCAGAGTCAGAGAGATGGAGGACCAACTGGTTGAACTGCAGGAGgagctgaggagagaggatggcaaCAAGAcg GACCTGGTGACGTGCCAAGCGTCTCTGTCTGAGGTGTCCATGTTGAAGCAGAAGCTGGAGGATtctctgagacagagagagagggagctgacAGCCCTGAAGGGAGCTCTGAAGGACGAGGTGGCCACGCACGACAAAGAGATCGAGACGCTccgagaacagtacagcactgaCATGGAGAGACTGAGGAGTACCATGGAGCAGGtgtcacag tctcagGCGGGTATCGAGGCAGAGCGGTTGCGTGTGAATGCGTCAGTGCGTACTCTACAACAGCAGCTGGAAGACTGCAGGGACGAGAGTGGCCACTGGATGGAGCAGTTTCACAGTACTAGAGATGAACTACGGACCACCAAACAGGA GATACTGCAGGCTCGTCTGGAGAAAGAGGAGCTTGAGGAAGAGCTGAATGAACTACAGGAGAGAGTCAACACCATGAAACAGCAGATACCAGACcccagtcatacacacacactcaaccag GAGCTGCAGAGTTTGCGTGCCGATCTGCAGCAGGCCCAATCAGAGGTAGAGAAGAAAAGGGCGGAGCTCGATAAAAAGGTAATGGAGGTAATCTCCCTGAAGAAGGCCAACCAGGAGCAGGAGGCGGAGCTGAAGTATGAGATGGACAGGCTGAGGGACCAATCAAATCGAGCCAAAGAGGATCTGGCCAAGGCCCAGGAGAAAACCAAacgg CTCCCTGACCCGTCGGTAGTGTCTGGCCTGCAGTCAGAGCTGACTGATGCTCATGGGGAGAGAGTTAGACTGGGAGAGAAACTCTCCAGCACTGAGCAGGAGCTGCAGACCAACACAGAGCGGCTGGCCAGAACCCAGACAGAACTAAACGCTCTCAGAGACTCAcagcaggagcaggaggaggctAACACACGCCTCCGAGAGAAACTCTCATGCCTGGAG GCCCAGCTGGCGTCCAGTGCGTCAGAGAGTTCGGAGGCAGAGCTGTCCCTCCAGGCGGAGTTGAGGGGGCTGAGGCAGGAGCTTGACGAGGCCAGGAGAGGAGCCTCTCGGCTGGGCCAGGACCACCGGCAGCTCAGCCTGCgtctggaggagagggagaaggagagggaccagctcacacacaccaacacacagctggaggaacagaggagacagCAGGAGCGGTCCCTGGACAAACTCAATAAGGAG TTTGAGTCTCTGTCCCAGTCGTCTGGTGAGGAGGTGCAGGTTCTCAGGGCCCAgctggaggaacagagagagagatctcgCAGGGAGATACAGGAGGCCCAGAGGCAGGGCAACGACAGACTGGTAGAACTGGAGAGGAGCCAGACCTCCCTCAAGacactggaggaggag GCGTCCCGTCAGAAGAAGGAGCTGCTCTCTGTGGTTGAGGAGAGAGACAATGCTCAGCTGGACAAGGAGCTGCTCACCAACCGCCTGCACCACCTAGAGGCTGAACTGGAGAACAGCAGGAGCAGCCTCACAGACAAGAGCAGGGAGCTCCGCAGCACAGAGGACAAGATGAAAcgactggagctggagctggaggaggagaagggatcTGTGGAGCTACTCACTGACAGAGTGAACAGGACAAGAGACCAG aTAGAGCAGCTGCGTTCAGAGCTGATGCAGGAGAGATCCTCCAGACAGGACCTGGAGCTGGACAAGAATGCCCTAGAAAGACAT atgaaggAGTTGAAGACCAGAGTATCTGATATGGAGGGTCAGTCTCGTTCCTCAGTAGGAGTGGCTCAGCTGGAGAGTAAAGTTCACGAGTTGGAGGAACGCCTCCACAGCGAGGATAG gGAGAAGAACTCCATGTTGTCGTCTCAGCGTCGCCTGGAGAAGAAACTGAAGGAGCTCAACTTTACACTGGAggaagagagacaacaacacacagagcAGCGAGACCAG CTGTCTCTGCGTGTGAAGGCTCTGAAGAGACAGGTGgatgagggggagacagaggtagagaggatggagggattgAGGAGGAAGgcccagagagagatggaggaacagATTGAACTGAAGGAGGCCTTACAGGGCAGAGTCACCGCGCTGGAGACTGAGCTCAA GAGGAAGGTGCAGCAGGCGCAGCGTCAGGCCCTGGACTCGTCGGCTCTGAGCTCTGAGGAAGAAGATGATGAAGGCCTGTACGACACCTCCAGCATCACCTCCATCCTCACTGGGAGCAACCTACACACCAGCTCCTGCTAG
- the LOC121543205 gene encoding cingulin isoform X2, whose product MSTPSSGRKSPVDYGVQIRFISDSGGGIPSTQPRPKPPSTSKYGVAVRVQGIAGQPYVVLKDGGPKGDSYGVQLRTHYPPGCSSLPRRRDREEGGGQGGAGEGGGGGQGGALRRAQSHGSLLESEGGGGFGRPPGDGRSGSYGNLDGGIGVAEERTDGGGVREGGMESNVMCGSYQSGLNGSLGRGGGSQYALDLHPSQTVQPPLTTANPHPQTTPYPAQPHRQNPVNRLISRFDGSSSTRGQLRGRSPVAEDPRDTTSPSHAPNPYSSPPSSTHCSLGQGQGSVGKAMVQPANPWAPPGRFVAVEMPSANRTDPLSSEVTSEEEQVMQTIYNILREGTSESDSIIRHKVRVIFQKIQGLKPGESSGEEWRREKRDLERKMMELQTSLQEERRGSVGRSDPVLKAELESCLDENMQLQETLDRKKTELHQTHSELSQLRMERESAESRVREMEDQLVELQEELRREDGNKTDLVTCQASLSEVSMLKQKLEDSLRQRERELTALKGALKDEVATHDKEIETLREQYSTDMERLRSTMEQVSQSQAGIEAERLRVNASVRTLQQQLEDCRDESGHWMEQFHSTRDELRTTKQEILQARLEKEELEEELNELQERVNTMKQQIPDPSHTHTLNQELQSLRADLQQAQSEVEKKRAELDKKVMEVISLKKANQEQEAELKYEMDRLRDQSNRAKEDLAKAQEKTKRLPDPSVVSGLQSELTDAHGERVRLGEKLSSTEQELQTNTERLARTQTELNALRDSQQEQEEANTRLREKLSCLEAQLASSASESSEAELSLQAELRGLRQELDEARRGASRLGQDHRQLSLRLEEREKERDQLTHTNTQLEEQRRQQERSLDKLNKEFESLSQSSGEEVQVLRAQLEEQRERSRREIQEAQRQGNDRLVELERSQTSLKTLEEEASRQKKELLSVVEERDNAQLDKELLTNRLHHLEAELENSRSSLTDKSRELRSTEDKMKRLELELEEEKGSVELLTDRVNRTRDQIEQLRSELMQERSSRQDLELDKNALERHMKELKTRVSDMEGQSRSSVGVAQLESKVHELEERLHSEDREKNSMLSSQRRLEKKLKELNFTLEEERQQHTEQRDQLSLRVKALKRQVDEGETEVERMEGLRRKAQREMEEQIELKEALQGRVTALETELKRKVQQAQRQALDSSALSSEEEDDEGLYDTSSITSILTGSNLHTSSC is encoded by the exons atgaGTACTCCGTCGTCAGGTCGTAAGAGCCCCGTGGACTACGGGGTTCAGATCCGCTTCATCAGCGACTCTGGAGGGGGGATCCCCTCAACCCAGCCCAGACCCAAGCCCCCCTCCACTTCGAAGTACGGGGTGGCTGTCAGGGTCCAGGGCATCGCCGGACAGCCCTATGTGGTTCTGAAGGACGGGGGCCCGAAGGGAGATTCGTACGGGGTGCAGCTCCGTACCCACTACCCCCCGGGTTGCAGCAGTCTGCCccgcaggagagacagagaggagggaggggggcagggaggagcgggagaggggggaggaggagggcagggaggggcGCTACGCAGGGCACAGTCACATGGTTCATTActggagagtgaggggggaggaggatttgGGAGACCACCAGGGGATGGGAGGTCTGGTAGCTATGGGAACCTGGATGGAGGGATTGGGGTCGCGGAAGAGAGAACGgatggaggaggggtgagggaggggggtATGGAGAGCAATGTAATGTGTGGGTCGTATCAGTCCGGGCTCAATGGGTcactggggaggggaggggggagtcaGTATGCCCTTGACCTCCATCCTTCCCAAACAGTGCAGCCCCCCCTGACCACGGCAAACCCCCACCCCCAGACCACCCCTTACCCAGCACAGCCCCACCGCCAGAACCCTGTCAACAGACTGATCAGCAGGTTTGACGGCAGCAGCAGTACCAGAGGACAACTGAGGGGGCGCTCTCCTGTAGCAGAGGACCCTAGAGACACCACCTCCCCTTCCCACGCCCCCAACCCctactcctcccctccctcctccactcacTGCAGCCTGGGGCAGGGCCAAGGCTCCGTCGGCAAGGCAATGGTCCAACCAGCCAATCCGTGGGCTCCGCCAGGGAGGTTTGTCGCTGTGGAGATGCCGTCAGCCAATCGGACAGACCCTCTG AGTTCAGAGGTCACCAGTGAGGAGGAGCAGGTCATGCagaccatctacaacatcctcaGAGAAGG GACTAGTGAGAGTGACTCGATCATCAGACACAAAGTCAGGGTGATTTTCCAGAAGATCCAGGGACTCAAG cccggTGAGAGCTCtggtgaggagtggaggagagaaaagagggatCTGGAGAGGAAGATGATGGAGCTACAGACCTCcctacaggaggagaggagg GGCTCTGTGGGCAGGTCTGATCCTGTGTTAAAGGCAGAGCTGGAGTCATGTCTGGATGAGAACATGCAGCTCCAGGAGACTCTGGACAGGAAGAAGACTGAACTACACCAGACACACTCAGA GCTGAGTCAGTTgcgtatggagagagagagtgctgagTCCAGAGTCAGAGAGATGGAGGACCAACTGGTTGAACTGCAGGAGgagctgaggagagaggatggcaaCAAGAcg GACCTGGTGACGTGCCAAGCGTCTCTGTCTGAGGTGTCCATGTTGAAGCAGAAGCTGGAGGATtctctgagacagagagagagggagctgacAGCCCTGAAGGGAGCTCTGAAGGACGAGGTGGCCACGCACGACAAAGAGATCGAGACGCTccgagaacagtacagcactgaCATGGAGAGACTGAGGAGTACCATGGAGCAGGtgtcacag tctcagGCGGGTATCGAGGCAGAGCGGTTGCGTGTGAATGCGTCAGTGCGTACTCTACAACAGCAGCTGGAAGACTGCAGGGACGAGAGTGGCCACTGGATGGAGCAGTTTCACAGTACTAGAGATGAACTACGGACCACCAAACAGGA GATACTGCAGGCTCGTCTGGAGAAAGAGGAGCTTGAGGAAGAGCTGAATGAACTACAGGAGAGAGTCAACACCATGAAACAGCAGATACCAGACcccagtcatacacacacactcaaccag GAGCTGCAGAGTTTGCGTGCCGATCTGCAGCAGGCCCAATCAGAGGTAGAGAAGAAAAGGGCGGAGCTCGATAAAAAGGTAATGGAGGTAATCTCCCTGAAGAAGGCCAACCAGGAGCAGGAGGCGGAGCTGAAGTATGAGATGGACAGGCTGAGGGACCAATCAAATCGAGCCAAAGAGGATCTGGCCAAGGCCCAGGAGAAAACCAAacgg CTCCCTGACCCGTCGGTAGTGTCTGGCCTGCAGTCAGAGCTGACTGATGCTCATGGGGAGAGAGTTAGACTGGGAGAGAAACTCTCCAGCACTGAGCAGGAGCTGCAGACCAACACAGAGCGGCTGGCCAGAACCCAGACAGAACTAAACGCTCTCAGAGACTCAcagcaggagcaggaggaggctAACACACGCCTCCGAGAGAAACTCTCATGCCTGGAG GCCCAGCTGGCGTCCAGTGCGTCAGAGAGTTCGGAGGCAGAGCTGTCCCTCCAGGCGGAGTTGAGGGGGCTGAGGCAGGAGCTTGACGAGGCCAGGAGAGGAGCCTCTCGGCTGGGCCAGGACCACCGGCAGCTCAGCCTGCgtctggaggagagggagaaggagagggaccagctcacacacaccaacacacagctggaggaacagaggagacagCAGGAGCGGTCCCTGGACAAACTCAATAAGGAG TTTGAGTCTCTGTCCCAGTCGTCTGGTGAGGAGGTGCAGGTTCTCAGGGCCCAgctggaggaacagagagagagatctcgCAGGGAGATACAGGAGGCCCAGAGGCAGGGCAACGACAGACTGGTAGAACTGGAGAGGAGCCAGACCTCCCTCAAGacactggaggaggag GCGTCCCGTCAGAAGAAGGAGCTGCTCTCTGTGGTTGAGGAGAGAGACAATGCTCAGCTGGACAAGGAGCTGCTCACCAACCGCCTGCACCACCTAGAGGCTGAACTGGAGAACAGCAGGAGCAGCCTCACAGACAAGAGCAGGGAGCTCCGCAGCACAGAGGACAAGATGAAAcgactggagctggagctggaggaggagaagggatcTGTGGAGCTACTCACTGACAGAGTGAACAGGACAAGAGACCAG aTAGAGCAGCTGCGTTCAGAGCTGATGCAGGAGAGATCCTCCAGACAGGACCTGGAGCTGGACAAGAATGCCCTAGAAAGACAT atgaaggAGTTGAAGACCAGAGTATCTGATATGGAGGGTCAGTCTCGTTCCTCAGTAGGAGTGGCTCAGCTGGAGAGTAAAGTTCACGAGTTGGAGGAACGCCTCCACAGCGAGGATAG gGAGAAGAACTCCATGTTGTCGTCTCAGCGTCGCCTGGAGAAGAAACTGAAGGAGCTCAACTTTACACTGGAggaagagagacaacaacacacagagcAGCGAGACCAG CTGTCTCTGCGTGTGAAGGCTCTGAAGAGACAGGTGgatgagggggagacagaggtagagaggatggagggattgAGGAGGAAGgcccagagagagatggaggaacagATTGAACTGAAGGAGGCCTTACAGGGCAGAGTCACCGCGCTGGAGACTGAGCTCAA GAGGAAGGTGCAGCAGGCGCAGCGTCAGGCCCTGGACTCGTCGGCTCTGAGCTCTGAGGAAGAAGATGATGAAGGCCTGTACGACACCTCCAGCATCACCTCCATCCTCACTGGGAGCAACCTACACACCAGCTCCTGCTAG